The Lysobacter enzymogenes DNA segment AGCCGCGACCGCGACACCGCGCTTGCGTCGCAACCGGCCGCCCCGCAGCCGCAGCTTGCGCAGCTCCTACCGTCGCTGCGTTGCGGCATTGGCTGCGGCGAAAATTCGCGCCAACCGCTACTCCCACGTCTGCGCGCGCAGGAAATCCACGAACACCCGCAGCTTCATCGGCAGCTGCTTGCGCGCCGGGTAATAGATGTGGAACCCCGGAAACGGCGACTGCCACGGCGACAACACTTCGATCAGCCGGCCTTCGCGCAGGTCGGCGCGCGCCGACGGCTCGAATACCTGCGCCAGCCCCAGCCCCGCGCGCGCGGCCGAAAGGATGTGCGAGCCTTCGTTGAGGATCAGCCGACCCTGCACATCCACGTCGAAGTCGCGGCCGTCGCGGCTGAACTCGTACGGGTAGAGGCGCCGCGCGCCGGGCAGGCGCAGGCGGATGCAGTCGTGCCCGGCCAGGTCCTGCGGCGTCGCCGGCCGCGGATGGCGTTCGAAGTACGCCGGCGCGCCGACGATCACCTGCCGCTGCGGCCCGCCGAACGGCACCGCGACCATGTCGCGGGCCAGGCTCTCGCCGAGGCGGATGCCGGCGTCGAAGCCTTCGCCGACGAGGTCGGCGAGGGTGTCGTCGGCGAACAGCTCCACTTCCAGTTCCGGATACAGCGCCATGAACGCCGGCAGCTTCGGCTCGATCATGATCCGCAGCGCGGTGCGGCCGACGTTGATGCGCAGCCGGCCGGTGGGACGGTGGCGGACTTCGTCGAGGTCGTCGAACGCGGCCTGGATCTGCGCCAGCCCGGGCTGGATGCGCTCGAGGAAGCGCGCGCCGTGCTCGGTCAGCGCGACCTGGCGCGTGGTGCGGTTGAGCAGGCGCACGCCGAGCTTGGTTTCCAGCGCGCGCACGCTCTGCGACAGGGCCGAGGGCGACACCTCCAGTTCGGCCGCGGCGCGGGTGAAGCTGCCGAAGTGGGCGACCCGGGCGAAGCCGAGCACGGCGGGCAAGGGATGGGCGGCGATTGCGGCGGCTCCGGCGGGACCTGCCGGCGATTATGAAGAAAATCTTCATTACGCATGAGGACTAGGCCGGTTTTTCGCGCAATCGCGGGGGCCTACAGTGCCCGCACGCCCTCCCCGGGCGCCGCGGCGGCGCCCCCGCCCGCCGCGCTTCGTCTCTCCCCCCGATCACGGAGAACTCCCGCAATGACTACGCTTCCGACCCGCCGCCTCGGCCGCAACGGCCCCACCGTGTCCGCGCTCGGCCTGGGCTGCATGGGCATGAGCTTCGCCTACGGCGCCGCCGACCAGGACGAATCGCTGGCCACGCTGGAACGCGCCCTGGAGCGCGGCATGACCTTCCTAGACACCGCCGACATCTACGGCCCGCACGCCAACGAGGAGCTGCTCGGCGGCTTCCTGCAGGGCCGGCGCGACCAGGTGTTCCTGGCGACCAAGTTCGGCTTCGTGACCGATCCGGCCAACCCCGGCGCGCGCACCGTCAGCGGCCGTCCCGAGTACGTGCGCAGCGCGGTCGAGGGCAGCCTTACGCGCCTGCGCACCGACCGCATCGACCTGTATTACCAGCACCGGGTCGATCCGAACGTGCCGATCGAGGACACCGTCGGCGCGATGGCCGAGCTGGTGGCGCAGGGTAAGGTGCGTTACCTCGGCCTGTCGGAACCCTCCGCGCAGACCCTCGAACGCGCCCAGGCGGTGCATCCGATCGCGGCGGTGCAGAGCGAATACTCGCTGTGGACCCGCGACCCGGAGAACAACGGCGTGCTGGCCACGTGCGAACGGTTGGGCGTGGGCTTCGTCCCCTACAGCCCGCTCGGCCGCGGCTTCCTGACCGGGGCGATCACCGACACCGGCAGCCTCAGCCGCGACGACTTCCGCCTGAGCACGCCGCGCTTCCAGGGCGACAACTTCGCCCGCAACCTCGAACTGGCGCAGCAGGCCAAGGACCTCGCGGCGAGCAAGGGCTGCACGCCGGCGCAACTGGCGCTGGCCTGGGTGCTGGCGCAGGGCGAGCACATCGTGCCGATCCCCGGCACCAAGCGGCGCAAGTACCTCGACGACAACCTCGGCGCGGTCGAGGTGACGCTGACGGCCGACGATCTGGCCCGCCTGGACGCGGTGTTCGCCCCCGGCGCGGCCGCGGGCGAACGCTACACCGAAGCGGGCATGGCGATGATCGGTCGCTGAGCCGCGCTTACGGGACGCGGCGGCGACGCCGCGTCCCGTTTTTTATGCGGGTCGCGGTTGCGGCGCGACCGGTCGCTGCGCGGTCGCGACTCGCGTCGCTCCTACAGGGCGCGATGCCGCAACGCAGCGACTGTAGGAACGACGCGAGTCGCGACCGCGACACCTCATCTACGACGAACGCGGCCATCGAACGACGCCGCGGCGACGCTTCACTGCGTTCACCACCGATACCGCACCGACGCCGTCACCGTGCGCGGATAGCCGTAGTAGCACCACGTCGCGCTGTTGCACACCGCGACGTATTCCTTGTCGCTCAGGTTGCTGGCGTTGAGCTGGAACCGCCACGCGTCCAGGTCGTAGCGCACCGAGGCGTCGAACAGGGTGTACGAAGGCGTCTTCCACTGGTTGTAGGTATCGCCGTAGTGATCGCCGGTGTAGCGCACGCCCGCGCCGAAGCCCAGCCCCGACAGCGCGCCGTAGCCGATGCTGTAGTCCGCGCCGAGCGAGGCGACGTTGCGCGGCTGCAGCGCGATCTGCTTGCCCAGCGCGCCGGCGTCGTTGGTCTTGGTGACTTCCGAATCGGTGTAGGTGTAGGCGCCGTACACGCTCAGGCCGTTGGCGAAGTTCCAGCGCCCTTCCAGCTCGGCGCCGCGGACCCGGGTCTCGCCCTGCTGGACCGAAAACAGGGTGTGGACGGGATCGACGGTGAGGGTGTTCTTCTGCCTGATCTCGTAGGCGGCGAAGGTCAGCAGCGCGCGGCCGTGGGCGGGCTGGAACTTCAGGCCGGCCTCGATCTGCTCGCCGGTGGTCGGCACGAACGAGCGGCCGGCGAAATCGGCGCCCACGGTCGGTTCGAACGACTGCGACCAGGCCACATACGGCGCCCAACCCGAATCGAACAGATAGTTCACGCCCAGACGACCGGAGAACTTGCTGTCGTTCTGGCGCTCGCGCGTAACCGGCGTGGCCAGCAAGTTGTCGGTGCGCGTGCGCACCCGGTCCTGGCGGCCGGCGGCGGTGATCACCCAGCGGTCGATGCGGATCTGGTCCTGCACGTACACGCCGAACTGCTGCTGCACCTTGTCGGTGCGCGAGGTGTAGGCCGGCTTGACGATCGGCGCGCCGTAGACCGGATTGAAGATGTCCAGCGACGGCGCGCCGAACGCGAACGCCGAGCTGTAGTCGCTTTCCAGGCGGCGGTAGTCGACGCCGGCGAGCAGGGTGTGGTCCCAGGCGCCGCCGCCGAACTTCCATTCGACGTTGTTGTCGACCGCGAACGACTTGGAGGTTTCTTCCAGCGGGAAGTAATAGCGCGTCAGCGTGCGTTGGTCGGCTTGCAGGCCGAACGCGCCGACGCCGGCGTCGTGGTCGACATCGACCTTGCCGTAGCGCAGGTTCTGGCGGAAGGTCACCGCGTCGCTGAAGCGATGGCTGAACTCGTAGCCCAGCGAGCGCATGGTCTTGACGTAGTCGTTCCAGCCCGGCTCGCCGGTGTAGCGCTCGCGCGGGATCTTGCCGTGCGGGTTCGGCAGCAGGGTGCCGGCCGCGGGCAGGAAGCCGCCGCCCTGGGCGGTGTCGGCCTTCTGCCAGCGCGCCAGCACGGTCAGTTCGGTGTCCTCGCTCGGCTTCCAGGTCAGCGCGGGGGCGAAGAAATAGCGGTCGTCCTTGACGTAGTCGACGACGTTGTCGCTGTTGCGCGCCAGGCCGGTGAGCCGGTAGCTCAGCGTGCCGCCGGCGCCGAGCGGGCCGCCGAAGTCGAACGCGGCCTGGCGCAGGTCGTAGTTGCCGAGGGTCACTTCGACTTCGCGCAGCGCCTCGTCGGTGGGCCGCTTGCTGACCATGTTGACCAGGCCGCCCGGCGGCATCGCGCCGTAGGCCACCGACGACGGGCCCTTGAGCACGTCCAGCCGCTCCAGGCCGTAGGGCTCGATGCGGGTGCCGCCGGTCCACACGCCGTCGGTCAGGGTCAGCCCGTCCATGTAGCGCGCCGGGCTGAAGCCGCGCACCAGCAGCCAGTCGCTGCGGGTGTCCTGGCCGTAGCCGCCGCCCTGGGCGCCGGCGGTGTACCACACCGCTTCCTCGACGCCCTGGATGCCGCGCTCGCGCATCTGCTGGGCGGTGATCACCGACACCGACTGCGGCACCTCGATCAACGGGGTGTCGGTCTTGGTCACGGTCTGGCTGCGCTTGGCGATCGGCGCCTGGACCTGGACGTTGTCGAGGGTCGTGGGATCGGCGGGCGCCGGTTGCGCGGCCGCGGCGAAGGCGGCCAAGGCCAGCGGCAGGCCCGGCAAGGCCGCGCGGACCGCACGCGGCAGACGCGCGCGGCAAGGAGTGGGGACGGCACGGGAGAAAGGCATCGATAGCGGCCTGAAGACGGGAGAAGAGGGGGCGGCGCCGACCGTTCCTTGGCGCGACAGCGCAAGCGGGTCGGCCGCGCCAGGGTTGGCGCCCGCCCGCCGTAAACAATAATGATTCTCAATTGTAGGCGGGGGCAGGCGCGCCGGCAATGCCGGGGCCGGCGCGGCGCCGCGGTCGGGGCCCGGCGCGGCCCGGCGCGGCCGGACTCGGCCCGGGAAGCGCCCGGTGCCGGCGCATCGGCCGGCCTGTGCGGCCTGGCGGCCTGGGCCGGCCGCCTTCAGCCGCGCGTCGCGACCCTTGCATCGGATCCGTGTGGACGTGGCGCCCTTCGTCGCGCGACACGCCACGGCTCCCGCATCGAATCCGTGCCGGCCGTGCGACGCCCGTACGCCGGATCGGTACCCACCGGACCCGATTGACGCCCGCACCGGCATTGATGACGATTCGCCCGGACGGCGCGGCCGCCGCAACCACGGTCGCGGCCGACAGCATTCGCCGCCGCGGCATACCCCGGCATTTCCCAATCGCCGCCGGCCAGCGCCGGCGGCCGCCAGCGCAGGAAGCGCCCGCATGTTCCAGCCCCCGCCGGTCGCCATCGAACAACTCGAAGGACCGATCGAACGACTGCGTTTGACCGCCGCGGCCGACGGCCGCTTCGTCGCCTGGATCGCGGGCCAGCAGGTGCACGGCCGCACCCGCGACGCCTTCAATGCGCCGTTCGCCTGGCAGGCGTTGCAACGCATGGCGCTGAACGCGTTGCCGGCGCGGGTCGGCGTGCTGGTGTACGCCGACGGCCGCCGCGAAGCGCATTGGGCGGTGGCCGCCGGCAGCGCCGGCCTGATTCCGATGCCGACCGAGTTGGAACGCAAGCTCGCGCTGGCCCAGGCGATGCGCTGGCTGCCGGTGCTGGCGCTGTGGTCGATCTGGAGCGGCGTGGCGCTGCCCCAGGCGCACGCGGGCCTGGGCTGGATGTTGCTGCTGTTGATCGCGCTGGGCGGTACCGCCGGAATCGCCGCGACCCTCGCGACCCAGGCCTGGACCTGGCTGCAGAACCGCCGGCGCCGGCCAATCATGGCCGCGTCGGAGCACCACTTGGTCCACGCCATCGGCGCGATGCGCAAGCAACACCGCGTCTGGTCGCGGCGCCTGCGCACCGCGGCGCTACGCCGGGCCGCGCGCGACGCCTCGCGCGCGCAGACCCAAGGCGACGATTGGACGCAGACCCTGGCCGGCGACAACGCCGCCTGCACCGTCGCGCTGCAGCGCCTGCACGGCCGCCTGCCGATGCCGTGGTCGAGCCAGGGCCTGCACGGCGAGGGCAGCGGCATGCTGCTGATGGACGACTACCGGTTCGCGCTGTGCGGGCGCTACCTCAGCCTGCGCGCGCTGCACGGCCCCGGCTACCCGACGCCGTTCCTGGCGATGGGCGACCGGGTCGAAGTGCTGGTGCCGGCGCAGGAGCGGGCCGAGGCCGACTCGGTGTACGCGTTGCGCAATCTCGAAGACGGGCGGATCTACATCGCCCACGGCGGCTTCCGCCTGCTCGCCGGCGGCGATCCCGCCGGCGAGCACGCGCTGACCGGCTTCACCGCGCGCAGCTATCGCTTGCGCGGCGCGGGCGGCGCGGCGATCGCGCTGATCGCAACGACACTGTGCTACTTCGTGTTCGGTTTCGATCCGGACGAAGCCGGCCGTTCGCTCGAACGGGCCGGGTTCTTCGCGGCCGTGTTCGCCGCCATGATCGCGGCGATCGCGCTGCCGTACGCGTGGTCGCGCCGGCGCTGGCGCCGCGGCCGCGCCAACGCCCGCGAGCGCCTGACCGAACGGGTCTACGCGGCGCTCGACCTGGGTTCGCCGCTGGCGCCGCTGCCCGCGCACGCGCGCGACGTGTAAGCCGGCGCCTGCAGCGCGAACCCGGCGCAGCGGGCGCTTCCACTTGCACGACAACGCGCCGCCGGACGGCGGCGCGCGTCGGCGCGCGATGCGCTACTCGGGCAGATACCGGCAGCCGAGCGGCCCGGCGCAGAGGTTGTGCTCGCGCGCGCAGATCTCCCAGTTGCCGTCGGGCCGGGCCATGCAGCTGTCGTAGATCGCGACGCACGGGCTGCAGTCGGGCTTGGCCGCCGCGACGCTGCCGGCGAAACCGGCGGCGAACGCGAACGCGACGAACGCGGCGAGCAGGGTAGTGCGATGGGTTGGACTCATCGGACCTTCTCCTTGGTCGTGGAACGGACGGTCGGCGGCGCGCTTCAGAACTCCGGCATCAGCGGGCAGTTGATCGGCTCGGCGCAATAGTTGTGCTCGCGCGCGCAGAGGCCCTGGTCGGCATCGGGCTGGACCATGCAGGCGTCGTAGATGGCGGTGCACCAACTGCAATCGCGCTGCGCGAACGCGCTGCCGGCGAAACCGGCGGCGAATACGGACAAAGCGAGGAACAACGTCGTGCGGCGAATGGAACGCATACGAACCTTCTCCTTGGTCGGGGCGGCCGCGCGCCGTGGCGGCGCCGGCCGCATGGATGCCGGCGGCGAATGCGCGCGCGGCCGGACGCGCCGGACGCGGGACGCACGCGCGCCGGCGTTGCTCAGGTCTGCGGCTTGAACGGACAGCCCAGCGACTTGGCGCAGCGGTTGTGTTCGAGCACGCACTCGTACTCGCTGGCGTCGGGCTTGGCCATGCAGTTGTCGTAGATGCCGGTGCAGATGCTGCAATTGCGCTGGGCCGCGGCGCCTCCGGCGAAACCGGCGGCGAGCGCGAAGGCGGCGGCGAAGATCAGGGTGTGGCGTCGGATCGAACGCATGCGAACCTGCTCCTTGGTCGGCGGGCCGGAACGGCCAGCGACAGCATGCGCGCGGGGGTCGCCGCGGCCCGTGACTGCGATCACGGGGCGGTTGGCGAATCCCTGGCCGGCCGATGTCCGGCGCGGCGAGCGCGCGCACGCGAACGGCGCGGGTATCGCCGGCCGCGGCTTCGGCCTTAGCATCGGGCGTTATCGCGGCGGCGGCTTGCTGTGGTGGGAGGGCCTTCAGGCCCGATGCTCTGGTGTCTGGTCGCCGCGACCGGACCGGACAGCATTGGGCCTGAAGGCCCTCCCACCACAGCGGCGCGCCGCCCGCCCGCCTTCCTACCGCACTGGAGTTTCGCGATGTCCCCTCGCTTCCGCCCGACGGCGCTCGCCGCACTGGCGCTCGGCCTGATCGCCGCCCCGGCCTTCGCCCAGCAAGCCGCCGCCCCCGCCGCGGTCGCGCAGGCCGCGCGTTCGGTGCAGACCCAGGTCGTGGCCTGGCGCCGCGACATCCATCAGCATCCCGAACTGGGCCAGCACGAGGTGCGCACCGCCAAGCTGGTCGCCGACCAGTTGCGCAAACTCGGCCTGCAGCCGCGCACCGGCATCGCCCACACCGGCGTGGTCGCCGTGCTCAAGGGCGGCCTGCCCGGCCCGCGCATCGCCATCCGCGCCGACATGGACGCGCTGCCGGTGACCGAGCCGGCCGGCCTGGCGTTCGCTTCCAAAGTTACCGCCGATTACCGCGGCCAGCCGGTCGGGGTGATGCACGCCTGCGGCCACGACGCGCACGTGGCGATCCTGCTCGGCGTGGCCACCGCGCTGGCGGCGCAGAAGGAACGGCTGCCGGGCGAGGTGATGTTCGTGTTCCAGCCGGCCGAGGAAGGCCCGCCGACCGCCGGCGAACCCTTCGGCGCCAAGCTCATGCTCGCCGAGGGCGTGTTCAAGGACTTCAAACCCGACGCGGTGTTCGGCCTGCACGTGTGGGCCGGGCTCAACGTCGGCCAGGTCGGCTACCGCAGCGGCCCGATGCTGGCCAGCGCCGACGAATGGAGCCTGACCGTGCGCGGCAAGCAGACCCACGGCTCGCGGCCGTGGGACGGCGTCGATCCGATCACCGTCGGCGCGCAGATCCTGCTCGCCAGCCAGAGCATGATCGCGCGCCAGGTCAACATCGCCGCGACCCCGGTGGTGCTGACCGCCGGCCAGTTCAACAGCGGCGTGCGTTTCAACATCATTCCCGACGAAGCCAAGTTGGTCGGCACCCTGCGCACGTTCGACCCGGCCGTGCGCGAAGACGTGATCGCGCGCCTGCGCCGCACCGCCGACGACTACGCCCATGCCGCCGGCGCCAGCGCCGAGCTGGCGGTGGTCAACAACGCCCCGGCCACGATCAACGACGCCGCCCTGACCCGCCGCGTTTTGCCGTCGCTGCGGCGCGCGGCCGGCGAGGCCAACGTGAGCGAATCCGGGCTGGTGACCGTGGCCGAAGACTTCTCCCAATTCGCCAACACCGTGCCGGGCTTCTATTTCTTCGTCGGCTCCACCGCCCAGGGCAGCGACGCGGCCAAGGCGCCGATCAACCACTCGCCGAACTTCATGCTCGACGAAGGCGCGCTGGAAGTCGGCACCAAGACGATGCTGCAGGTGGCGCTGGATTACCTGCACGGGTCCTGAGGCGTGGACGAACCCGCATCCGACCAGGACCGCGGCGCGGCCGCTGCGCTGCGCCTGAGCGGCGCGGTGCGGCGACTGCAACGCACGGTGCAGACTCTCAGCCGCGGCGGCCGCCACGGCGCGCGGGTCGAATTCGCGGTCTATCGCTTCGACCTCGACCGCCGGCGCGTGGCGCTGTACGTGCCGCTGGCGCCGGACGGGCCGGCGGGGCCGCCGCTGGCCGAGGGCGACCGGGTCGAGCTGCTCGCGCAGCGCTACCGCCCCGATGCGCGCGACGACGCGCGGCAGGCCGAGGCCGGCGCGGTGGTGGCCCTGCGCAACCATGATCGCGGCGCGGCGTATGCCTGTCACAGCGCGTTCCGCTGGCTGATGCTGGACATCGCCCCGGTCGGCTACACCCCGCGCATGCTGCGCGCGGCGCTGTGGTGGACGCTCGGCCTGTCGTTGCTGGCGTGCGCGGCGATCCCCGGTTTCACCTTCGCCATCGGCTCTGCGACGCCGTGGCAGCGAACGCTCGCCGACGTCGCGGCGCTGGTGGCGCTGATCGACGCGGCGATCTGGCTGCCGGTGGCGGCCTTGCAGCTGCGCTGGCGCCTGGGCCGGCCGACGCGGCGCCAGCGCTACACCGAACAGGCGTATGCCGCGCTCGGATTCGGCTCGCCGCTGGATCCCGCGCCGGGCCTGATCGAATTGTGAGGACGGCGCGGTGAGTTCTCGCGACCAACGTCGCGCAGCCCGGGTCCGCCGCATCGGCTAGCATCGGGACTTTCCCGCCGGAGTCCGTCGATGAAGCGTCCGCTGTCCGTCGCGCTGAGCTGCGCCCTGACCTGTTCCGCGCTGGCCGCTTTGCCGCTGGCCGCGTCCGCGCAAGCGGCTTCTTCGCAGGCGGCTTCTTCGCAGGCGGCCTCCTCGCAAGCGGCGCAGCGTCCCGAGGTCGCCGCCGCGGCGGCCAAGGTCAAGGCCGACGTGATCGCCTGGCGCCGCGACTTCCACCAGAACCCGGAGCTGTCCAACCGCGAGGAACGCACCGCGGCCAAGGTCGCCGAGCACTTGCGCAAGCTCGGGCTCAAGCCGCGCACCGGCATCGCCAAGCACGGCGTGGTCGCGATCGTCGAAGGCGGCAAACCCGGCCCGAAGATCGCCCTGCGCGCCGACATGGACGCGCTGCCGGTGACCGAGCAGGTCGACCTGCCGTTCGCGTCCAAGGCCACCGCGAGCTTCCGCGGCGAGACCGTCGGGGTCATGCACGCCTGCGGCCACGACGCCCACACCGGCATCCTGCTCGGCATCGCCGACGCGCTGGTGGCGATGAAGAAAGACCTGCCCGGCCAGGTGATGCTGGTGTTCCAGCCGGCCGAGGAAGGCGCGCCGGCGAACGAGGAAGGCGGCGCCTCGCTAATGCTCAAGGAAGGCCTGTTCAAGGACTTCCAGCCCGAGGCGGTGTTCGGCCTGCACGTGTTCTCGACCTTGAACGCCGGCCAGCTCGGCGTGCGCGGCGGCCCGCTGATGGCGGCGTCGGACCGCTTCACCATCAAGATCAAGGGCCGCCAGAGCCACGGCTCGACGCCGTGGATGGGCGTGGACCCCATCGTCGCCGCCGCCGACGTCATCGGCAGCGCCCAGACCATCGTCAGCCGCCGCACCAACATCGCCAAGCTGCCGGCGGTGGTGACCTTCGGCGCGATCAAGGGCGGCATCCGCTACAACATCATTCCCGACGACGTGGAGATGATCGGCACCATCCGCACCTTCGACGACGGCATGCGCCAGGCGATCTTCGCCGACCTCAAGAACGTCGCCGAACACGTCAGCGCCGCGCACGGCGCCCACGCCGAAGCGCTGGTGCCCGACCAGGACGGCAACCCGGTGACCTACAACGATCCGGCGCTGACCGCGCGCATGCTGCCGAGCCTGAAGGCGGTGGCCGGCGAGGCCAACGTGGTCGAGATGCCGCTGGTGATGGGCGCGGAGGATTTCTCCTACTACGCCAAGCAGGTGCCGGCGATGTTCTTCTTCGTCGGTTCGACCGAGAAGGGCGTGGACCCGGCGACCGCGCCGAGCAACCACTCGCCGAAGTTCAAGCTCGACGAGAGCTCGCTGGACCTGGGGCTGCGGGCGATGCTGCAGGTGACGCTGGATTATCTGAACGCGCCGAAGGCGGGGTGAGCACGGGGCGCGGGGCCGCGGTCGCGCGGTCGCGGTCGCTGTTGCGGCGCAGTTGAATTTTCGCGGTCGCGGCTCGCGCCGCTCCTACATGGGCTCCCTGTAGGAGCGGCGCGAGCCGCGACCGCGCCAATCGGCGTCCGGGGCAAGCCCGGAACCCGGGCGAACCCCGCCCCAGCGGCTAAAATGCCGCCATGACCGCCCACGAACTCCCCCTCGGCCGCCACGTCGACTACCCGCGCGCGTACGACGCCTCGCTGCTGTTCCCCATCGCCCGCGCGCTCGGCCGCGAGCACATCGGCATCGACGACGCCGCCCCGCCGTTCGTCGGCCACGACCGCTGGCATGCCTACGAACTGAGCTGGCTGGACGGCCGCGGCAAGCCGCGGGTCGCCACCGCGACCGTGTCGGTGCCGGCCACCTCGCCGCACCTGATCGAGTCCAAGTCGCTCAAGCTCTACCTGAATTCCTTCAATTCCAGCCGTTTCGACAGCGCCCAGGCGGTGCTCGACACCATCGCCGCCGACTTGAGCGCGGCCGCCGGCGCGCCGGTCGCCGTGGTCTTCGGCTTGCCGCCCATCGACGGCGACGGCACGGCCGAATCCATCGACGGCCTCGACGTGGCCATCGACGACTACGGTCCGCCGAATGCCGCGCATCTGTCCGCCGACGCCGGCGAAATCGTCGAGGAAACACTGAACTCGGCGCTGCTGAAGTCGA contains these protein-coding regions:
- a CDS encoding LysR family transcriptional regulator, whose translation is MLGFARVAHFGSFTRAAAELEVSPSALSQSVRALETKLGVRLLNRTTRQVALTEHGARFLERIQPGLAQIQAAFDDLDEVRHRPTGRLRINVGRTALRIMIEPKLPAFMALYPELEVELFADDTLADLVGEGFDAGIRLGESLARDMVAVPFGGPQRQVIVGAPAYFERHPRPATPQDLAGHDCIRLRLPGARRLYPYEFSRDGRDFDVDVQGRLILNEGSHILSAARAGLGLAQVFEPSARADLREGRLIEVLSPWQSPFPGFHIYYPARKQLPMKLRVFVDFLRAQTWE
- a CDS encoding aldo/keto reductase, translating into MTTLPTRRLGRNGPTVSALGLGCMGMSFAYGAADQDESLATLERALERGMTFLDTADIYGPHANEELLGGFLQGRRDQVFLATKFGFVTDPANPGARTVSGRPEYVRSAVEGSLTRLRTDRIDLYYQHRVDPNVPIEDTVGAMAELVAQGKVRYLGLSEPSAQTLERAQAVHPIAAVQSEYSLWTRDPENNGVLATCERLGVGFVPYSPLGRGFLTGAITDTGSLSRDDFRLSTPRFQGDNFARNLELAQQAKDLAASKGCTPAQLALAWVLAQGEHIVPIPGTKRRKYLDDNLGAVEVTLTADDLARLDAVFAPGAAAGERYTEAGMAMIGR
- a CDS encoding TonB-dependent siderophore receptor — translated: MPFSRAVPTPCRARLPRAVRAALPGLPLALAAFAAAAQPAPADPTTLDNVQVQAPIAKRSQTVTKTDTPLIEVPQSVSVITAQQMRERGIQGVEEAVWYTAGAQGGGYGQDTRSDWLLVRGFSPARYMDGLTLTDGVWTGGTRIEPYGLERLDVLKGPSSVAYGAMPPGGLVNMVSKRPTDEALREVEVTLGNYDLRQAAFDFGGPLGAGGTLSYRLTGLARNSDNVVDYVKDDRYFFAPALTWKPSEDTELTVLARWQKADTAQGGGFLPAAGTLLPNPHGKIPRERYTGEPGWNDYVKTMRSLGYEFSHRFSDAVTFRQNLRYGKVDVDHDAGVGAFGLQADQRTLTRYYFPLEETSKSFAVDNNVEWKFGGGAWDHTLLAGVDYRRLESDYSSAFAFGAPSLDIFNPVYGAPIVKPAYTSRTDKVQQQFGVYVQDQIRIDRWVITAAGRQDRVRTRTDNLLATPVTRERQNDSKFSGRLGVNYLFDSGWAPYVAWSQSFEPTVGADFAGRSFVPTTGEQIEAGLKFQPAHGRALLTFAAYEIRQKNTLTVDPVHTLFSVQQGETRVRGAELEGRWNFANGLSVYGAYTYTDSEVTKTNDAGALGKQIALQPRNVASLGADYSIGYGALSGLGFGAGVRYTGDHYGDTYNQWKTPSYTLFDASVRYDLDAWRFQLNASNLSDKEYVAVCNSATWCYYGYPRTVTASVRYRW
- a CDS encoding amidohydrolase, whose translation is MSPRFRPTALAALALGLIAAPAFAQQAAAPAAVAQAARSVQTQVVAWRRDIHQHPELGQHEVRTAKLVADQLRKLGLQPRTGIAHTGVVAVLKGGLPGPRIAIRADMDALPVTEPAGLAFASKVTADYRGQPVGVMHACGHDAHVAILLGVATALAAQKERLPGEVMFVFQPAEEGPPTAGEPFGAKLMLAEGVFKDFKPDAVFGLHVWAGLNVGQVGYRSGPMLASADEWSLTVRGKQTHGSRPWDGVDPITVGAQILLASQSMIARQVNIAATPVVLTAGQFNSGVRFNIIPDEAKLVGTLRTFDPAVREDVIARLRRTADDYAHAAGASAELAVVNNAPATINDAALTRRVLPSLRRAAGEANVSESGLVTVAEDFSQFANTVPGFYFFVGSTAQGSDAAKAPINHSPNFMLDEGALEVGTKTMLQVALDYLHGS
- a CDS encoding M20 family metallopeptidase, producing MKRPLSVALSCALTCSALAALPLAASAQAASSQAASSQAASSQAAQRPEVAAAAAKVKADVIAWRRDFHQNPELSNREERTAAKVAEHLRKLGLKPRTGIAKHGVVAIVEGGKPGPKIALRADMDALPVTEQVDLPFASKATASFRGETVGVMHACGHDAHTGILLGIADALVAMKKDLPGQVMLVFQPAEEGAPANEEGGASLMLKEGLFKDFQPEAVFGLHVFSTLNAGQLGVRGGPLMAASDRFTIKIKGRQSHGSTPWMGVDPIVAAADVIGSAQTIVSRRTNIAKLPAVVTFGAIKGGIRYNIIPDDVEMIGTIRTFDDGMRQAIFADLKNVAEHVSAAHGAHAEALVPDQDGNPVTYNDPALTARMLPSLKAVAGEANVVEMPLVMGAEDFSYYAKQVPAMFFFVGSTEKGVDPATAPSNHSPKFKLDESSLDLGLRAMLQVTLDYLNAPKAG
- the queF gene encoding NADPH-dependent 7-cyano-7-deazaguanine reductase QueF (Catalyzes the NADPH-dependent reduction of 7-cyano-7-deazaguanine (preQ0) to 7-aminomethyl-7-deazaguanine (preQ1) in queuosine biosynthesis), whose translation is MTAHELPLGRHVDYPRAYDASLLFPIARALGREHIGIDDAAPPFVGHDRWHAYELSWLDGRGKPRVATATVSVPATSPHLIESKSLKLYLNSFNSSRFDSAQAVLDTIAADLSAAAGAPVAVVFGLPPIDGDGTAESIDGLDVAIDDYGPPNAAHLSADAGEIVEETLNSALLKSNCPVTGQPDWARVVIAYRGPRLDRAGLLRYLVSFRDHAEFHEQCVERIHADLTRIAQPQWLSVEARYTRRGGLDINPWRGSPGLAAPAAGRDERQ